Proteins co-encoded in one Diprion similis isolate iyDipSimi1 chromosome 13, iyDipSimi1.1, whole genome shotgun sequence genomic window:
- the LOC124414225 gene encoding putative inorganic phosphate cotransporter, which yields MLSSWKTCCARIPQRWLFAVMGCLATTLIFSMRNCLSTAITEMVITATSSSNSTTSDDTCPSTESTSSTTSSSSGIYEWDEYTQGLILSSFFWGQVITPIPGGILADKYGGKQILGFCILTISIFSLLTPVVVQTFDATGLMVLRVLMGLCSGIFFPALNSLISQWAPPQEISKIDALVLSGIQIGTVLGSALSGFLIGYSSIGWPIVFYVFGAIGLLFYPFWILLCYDKPDTHPFISEKEQNYLDVSTSDQRHKRTIQVPWRHILTSRSVWALLFGRVGYSWGLYTMVTNLPKYMKSILKFSIQTNGLLTAFPYVILFFVSNGTAWLADWLIKAGKLSCKNMRKIFMTIASVAAAVFMIAASYAGCDRVLVVVCFTAGIGVMGLFYPSVIVNQLDLAPNYCGSIVALADTVTSLLAILAPYMVGVLTPNQTLPEWRIIFWITFALYVVSVTMYNIWADGEVQYWNDPDFRDNPIHKKKMRVNPNVSASG from the exons ATGTTATCTTCGTGGAAGACTTGCT GTGCGAGAATACCACAACGATGGTTATTCGCAGTGATGGGATGTCTGGCGACCACTCTCATATTCTCCATGCGGAATTGCCTGTCAACTGCCATCACCGAGATGGTTATCACCGCTACATCATCGTCCAATAGTACCACTTCAGACGACACCTGTCCATCAACAGAATCCACATCATCGACAACTTCAAGTAGCAGTGGCATTTACGAATGGGATGAATACACACAG GGTCTCATTTTATCCAGCTTTTTCTGGGGGCAAGTGATAACTCCAATTCCCGGAGGGATCTTGGCCGACAAATATGGAGGAAAGCAAATCCTGGGTTTCTGTATTTTAACGATATCGATATTCAGCCTACTGACGCCAGTAGTGGTTCAAACATTCGATGCAACGGGCCTGATGGTCCTCCGAGTGCTGATGGGACTATGctctggaatattttttcctgcCTTGAATTCTCTCATATCTCAATGGGCACCCCCccaagaaatatcaaagatTGACGCTCTAGTGTTATCCGGAATACAAATCGGAACGGTACTTGGTAGTGCGCTATCTGGGTTTCTGATTGGCTATTCGTCAATAGGATGGCCGATAGTGTTCTACGTTTTCGGGGCAATTGGTTTACTCTTCTACCCATTTTGGATTCTGCTGTGCTACGACAAGCCCGACACTCACCCATTCATCAGTGAGAAGGAACAGAACTACCTTGACGTCTCGACCAGCGACCAGCGGCATAAAAGAACCATCCAAGTCCCCTGGAGGCACATACTGACATCAAGATCAGTCTGGGCTCTCCTGTTCGGAAGAGTAGGTTATTCTTGGGGCCTTTACACGATGGTCACGAACCTGCCAAAGTACATGAAGAGCATTCTAAAGTTCTCCAtccagacaaacggacttctgACCGCTTTTCCATACGTCATACTTTTCTTCGTCAGTAATGGAACAGCCTGGCTTGCAGACTGGCTGATAAAGGCTGGCAAACTGTCTTGTAAAAATatgcgaaaaatttttatgactaTTGCTTCCGTTGCAGCAGCTGTCTTTATGATCGCGGCGTCCTACGCTGGCTGCGACCGCGTACTCGTCGTCGTCTGCTTCACAGCTGGTATCGGCGTCATGGGGCTCTTTTACCCCAGTGTTATAGTGAACCAGCTTGATCTCGCTCCGAATTATTGTGGCTCAATAGTCGCTTTAGCAGACACTGTCACATCTTTGCTAGCAATTCTTGCACCCTACATGGTCGGTGTTCTAACTCCGAATCAGACATTGCCGGAGTGGAGAATCATCTTCTGGATCACATTCGCACTTTACGTTGTCTCTGTTACGATGTACAATATATGGGCCGACGGGGAGGTTCAATACTGGAACGATCCCGACTTTCGGGACAATCCAATtcataaaaagaaaatgcgCGTCAACCCAAATGTCTCTGCATCCGGATAA